One Ignavibacterium album JCM 16511 genomic region harbors:
- the rpoN gene encoding RNA polymerase factor sigma-54: MLTLNQRLSQQQRLSPQQIQYQKLLQLNNLALEQRIKTELEMNPLLVEEMELETEQDDKEKETETETESEVDTTEDSDKADEEFSLEDFMNDDELDHEKLNRSNDEEVFHPIAPQKTSLYEHLREQLMMLDLDENLYMLGEEIIGNLDADGYLKRDLAEIVQELELFEHVKIDMKDAEELLKKIQKFDPIGIASRSLQECLIVQLQEAKADEYYKYIAIKILEDYYDEFSKRRFDIIKKKMKLTDDTLKEALDLIQKMNPKPGEGNVDIVEMNQVTPDFIVEKVNDMWIVTLNDKSMPSITIDKKYLEMFDANKRKKRSDRERETYKFLREKFESAKWFIACIQQRRDTLMKIMRAILEMQYEFFEKGPKYLKPMIYKDIADIIGMDISTISRVVNGKYVQSPQGIHELKYFFSEGLSTDTGEEVSNKHIRERVKEIIESENKKAPYSDEKIAQMLQAEGIHVARRTIAKYREMLKIPVARLRKENI, translated from the coding sequence ATGTTAACACTTAATCAAAGACTTTCACAACAGCAGAGACTATCACCTCAGCAGATACAATATCAGAAACTGCTTCAGTTAAATAATCTTGCACTCGAACAAAGAATTAAAACAGAACTTGAAATGAATCCTCTCCTGGTCGAAGAAATGGAACTTGAAACTGAGCAGGACGATAAAGAAAAGGAAACCGAAACAGAAACTGAATCCGAAGTTGATACAACTGAAGATTCTGATAAAGCTGACGAAGAATTTTCTCTGGAAGATTTCATGAATGATGATGAACTTGACCACGAGAAGCTCAACCGAAGTAATGACGAAGAAGTATTTCATCCAATTGCTCCTCAAAAAACTTCGCTCTATGAACACCTTCGCGAACAATTGATGATGCTCGACCTTGATGAGAATCTTTATATGCTTGGTGAAGAAATAATCGGTAACCTTGATGCTGACGGATATTTGAAAAGAGACCTTGCCGAGATTGTTCAGGAACTTGAGCTTTTCGAACATGTTAAAATTGATATGAAGGATGCAGAAGAACTTCTTAAAAAGATTCAGAAGTTTGACCCGATTGGAATTGCAAGCCGTTCACTTCAGGAATGTTTGATTGTTCAGCTTCAGGAAGCAAAAGCAGATGAATACTACAAGTACATCGCAATAAAAATTCTCGAGGATTATTACGATGAGTTTTCAAAACGACGATTTGATATAATAAAAAAGAAAATGAAGCTGACCGATGATACTTTGAAAGAAGCCCTTGACCTTATTCAGAAAATGAATCCAAAACCCGGTGAAGGAAATGTTGACATTGTTGAAATGAATCAGGTTACTCCGGATTTCATCGTAGAAAAAGTTAATGATATGTGGATTGTAACTCTCAACGATAAATCAATGCCGTCAATAACCATTGATAAAAAATATCTTGAGATGTTTGACGCAAATAAAAGAAAGAAACGAAGCGACAGAGAAAGAGAAACTTATAAATTCCTCCGTGAAAAATTTGAATCTGCCAAATGGTTTATTGCTTGTATTCAGCAGCGAAGAGATACACTGATGAAGATTATGCGCGCAATTCTCGAAATGCAATATGAGTTTTTTGAAAAAGGTCCGAAGTATCTGAAACCAATGATATATAAAGATATTGCTGATATAATCGGGATGGATATTTCAACAATTAGTCGTGTTGTAAACGGAAAGTATGTTCAAAGTCCTCAGGGAATCCACGAACTCAAATATTTTTTCAGTGAAGGACTTTCAACCGATACCGGAGAAGAAGTATCGAACAAACATATCAGAGAACGCGTAAAAGAAATTATAGAATCAGAAAATAAAAAAGCTCCTTACAGCGATGAAAAGATCGCTCAGATGCTTCAGGCCGAAGGGATTCATGTTGCAAGAAGAACAATTGCCAAGTACAGAGAAATGTTAAAGATTCCCGTTGCAAGGTTACGTAAAGAAAATATTTAA
- a CDS encoding methyltransferase family protein → MNDLIDVLILILLLTLFGYSHSVLASLKVKEFIRRQFGKAIAFYRLFYNTLSLITLYLIWEYAPHPSLKIYKLSPPFDYLVLIPQLISLIGIIWSFRYICFKEFLGLSQVERFLNKQFSADELDERMTFRIEGPYKYSRHPIYFFSIIFLVFRAEMDLFYLTVLICFITYFYIGSVYEEKKLIKIFGKDYEDYQKNVPRIFPIKLFNNKS, encoded by the coding sequence ATGAATGATTTAATTGATGTTCTGATTCTTATTTTGCTGCTAACTCTTTTTGGATATTCTCATTCTGTTCTTGCATCATTAAAAGTAAAAGAATTTATACGCAGACAATTTGGAAAAGCAATTGCTTTTTACAGATTGTTCTATAACACTCTTTCTTTAATTACTCTTTATCTTATCTGGGAATACGCACCCCATCCATCATTAAAAATTTACAAACTCAGTCCTCCGTTTGATTATCTTGTCTTAATTCCTCAGTTGATTTCTTTAATCGGAATTATCTGGTCATTCAGGTATATCTGTTTCAAAGAATTTCTTGGTCTGTCACAGGTTGAAAGATTTCTGAACAAACAATTTTCCGCAGATGAACTTGATGAAAGAATGACATTCAGAATCGAAGGTCCTTATAAATATTCAAGACATCCGATATACTTTTTCTCAATAATATTTCTTGTCTTCAGAGCTGAAATGGATTTGTTTTACCTCACAGTTCTCATCTGTTTCATAACATATTTTTACATCGGTTCTGTTTATGAAGAAAAGAAGCTGATTAAAATCTTCGGTAAAGATTATGAAGATTACCAAAAGAATGTACCTAGAATTTTCCCAATTAAATTATTCAACAACAAATCCTGA
- the hslV gene encoding ATP-dependent protease subunit HslV yields MRSFKMENIRSTTILGIVHNGVAALGGDGQVTLGNTVMKHNASKIRKIADGKVLCGFAGASADAFTLMERFEDKLQQYRGNVFRAAVELAKDWRTDKYLRRLEAMLAVIAKDTALIVSGNGDVIEPDDKIVAIGSGGMYALAAAKMLKKHSNLSAKEIVEESLRTAAEICIYTNDKINIEVIE; encoded by the coding sequence ATAAGGAGTTTTAAAATGGAAAATATTCGTTCTACAACAATATTAGGGATTGTTCACAATGGAGTTGCAGCACTTGGTGGTGATGGTCAGGTAACTCTTGGAAATACTGTTATGAAACATAATGCATCCAAAATCAGAAAGATTGCGGATGGAAAAGTTTTATGCGGATTTGCAGGAGCTTCGGCAGATGCTTTTACTTTGATGGAAAGATTTGAAGATAAACTTCAACAGTACAGAGGAAATGTTTTCCGTGCTGCAGTTGAACTGGCTAAAGACTGGCGAACAGATAAATATCTTAGACGACTCGAAGCTATGCTTGCCGTGATTGCAAAAGATACAGCACTGATTGTTTCCGGTAATGGTGATGTTATTGAACCTGATGATAAAATTGTTGCAATAGGTTCCGGCGGAATGTATGCACTTGCAGCAGCTAAGATGTTAAAGAAACACAGCAACCTTTCAGCAAAAGAAATTGTTGAAGAATCATTAAGAACAGCAGCAGAAATTTGTATCTACACAAACGATAAAATAAATATTGAGGTGATTGAATAA
- the hslU gene encoding ATP-dependent protease ATPase subunit HslU, which produces MEQKNFDMKALTPTEIVRELDKYIIGQTEAKRAVAIALRNRWRRQQVKDVLREEIMPNNIILIGPTGVGKTEIARRLAKLAQAPFVKVEASKFTEVGYVGRDVESMVRDLVEVGVNLVRSEKTKEVQSKAEEMADERILDILIPPVKKTSTVQSADETNEAEESEEYQNQKTREWMKAKLKNGELDDKLIEFDAQTTATIGMQVLGPFGMDDMGINIQEIMGSLMPKKKKKRKTTIKEARQFMAQEEAQKLIDMDAVQKEAIERVENSGIIFIDEIDKVAGGGKGQGPDVSREGVQRDLLPIVEGSNVNTKYGVVKTDHILFIASGAFHVSKPSDLIPELQGRFPIRVELNSLTEDDFVQILTKPENALLKQYNALLETEGVKLEFTDDAIREIARIATEVNEQVENIGARRLHTILTTLLDEILFDVPDKIPSSKVVIDGNFVKSKLEKIVKNRDLSKFIL; this is translated from the coding sequence ATGGAACAAAAAAATTTTGATATGAAAGCACTTACTCCAACTGAAATTGTCAGAGAACTTGATAAATACATCATTGGTCAAACTGAAGCTAAACGCGCTGTTGCAATAGCACTTCGTAACAGATGGAGAAGACAGCAGGTTAAAGATGTACTCCGAGAAGAAATAATGCCCAACAATATAATTCTTATCGGACCAACCGGAGTTGGTAAAACTGAAATTGCCCGCCGACTTGCAAAACTTGCTCAGGCTCCTTTCGTAAAAGTTGAAGCATCAAAGTTTACTGAAGTTGGTTATGTTGGAAGAGATGTTGAATCGATGGTTCGTGATTTGGTTGAGGTTGGGGTTAATCTCGTCCGTTCTGAAAAAACAAAAGAAGTTCAGTCAAAAGCTGAAGAAATGGCTGATGAAAGAATTCTTGATATTCTTATTCCTCCTGTCAAAAAAACTTCTACTGTACAATCTGCAGATGAAACAAATGAAGCTGAAGAATCAGAAGAATATCAAAATCAGAAAACACGTGAGTGGATGAAAGCAAAATTAAAAAATGGTGAACTAGATGATAAGCTTATTGAATTCGATGCACAAACTACTGCTACAATCGGAATGCAGGTACTTGGTCCGTTTGGTATGGATGACATGGGCATAAACATTCAGGAAATAATGGGAAGTTTGATGCCCAAGAAAAAGAAGAAAAGAAAAACAACAATTAAAGAAGCGCGGCAGTTTATGGCTCAGGAAGAAGCTCAGAAGTTGATTGATATGGATGCTGTGCAGAAAGAGGCAATTGAAAGAGTTGAAAATTCAGGAATAATTTTTATTGATGAAATTGATAAAGTCGCTGGTGGTGGAAAAGGTCAGGGACCTGATGTTTCCCGCGAGGGCGTTCAAAGAGATTTACTTCCGATTGTTGAAGGTTCAAATGTTAATACAAAATACGGCGTTGTAAAAACTGACCATATATTATTTATTGCTTCCGGTGCATTTCATGTTTCAAAACCTTCTGATTTAATTCCCGAACTTCAGGGAAGATTTCCTATTCGTGTTGAACTGAACAGTTTAACTGAAGATGATTTTGTTCAGATTCTCACAAAGCCGGAAAATGCATTACTCAAACAATATAATGCCTTACTGGAAACTGAAGGTGTAAAGCTTGAGTTTACAGATGATGCAATAAGAGAAATTGCTCGCATTGCAACTGAAGTTAATGAACAGGTCGAGAATATTGGTGCAAGAAGACTTCATACGATACTAACAACTTTGCTTGATGAAATATTGTTCGATGTTCCGGATAAAATTCCATCCTCCAAAGTAGTAATTGATGGAAACTTTGTTAAAAGTAAACTTGAAAAAATTGTCAAGAACAGAGACCTGAGTAAATTCATTTTATAA
- a CDS encoding T9SS type A sorting domain-containing protein, with translation MKKIIFSHLIIILVVTSSSFAQEISDLNGIETQTGRTYLFYRNGSYTPYNSIYKFDPETLLDSLFLLGYISWTPFGNDAKGTNDFEFFPNDSINFMSVGNEFNIDFWGTVYRNDTLTFSIPFDIIKVDISKQNPQKVFTGGSYNYLLRSFDGGYNFPIDSIMQFAYLSMSPFNDNILFGLDSLNRLVKSFNGGYTSVLVDTSKTDDIFNSKFFYDSDQQHIYRIAKSYGKYVFLTSNNNGNQFSWTKTFESDFALWVSNDPSISGSIYLGNLRYIYKSTDFGSTFSLYKTLDSRITGIYKKPNSDILYVSTRYRIYKITPNLITLLKSFPVSSELFSYYPLKVGNKWIYDKTTIVYDFPPQITYDTVIKKVICDSVAQNNKKYFVLKEESILGSTEYFLERIDSTNGKIFRFVQGYNYPDNELLIDDLTAEIGDSIEAFRYGVWYPGGVTVLREEDYFTKWGLNSGRKIFETNNYGMPLYSLTYGLGLDSAVYGFDFGTTTYVLRGCVINGTVFGDTVLSVDNNEDIPANFVLFQNYPNPFNPSTRISWQSPVAGQTNLRIYDVLGNEVATLLNEYRNAGSYEIEFNSADKNQGVFLPSGVYFYQLKVGDYVQTRKMMLLK, from the coding sequence ATGAAAAAAATAATTTTTTCTCACCTGATTATTATATTAGTCGTTACCTCATCATCCTTTGCACAAGAGATATCAGACCTTAACGGAATTGAAACTCAAACCGGCAGAACTTATCTCTTTTATCGCAATGGAAGTTATACTCCATACAATTCGATTTACAAATTTGATCCTGAAACCTTGCTCGATTCGCTATTCTTGTTAGGTTATATCTCGTGGACGCCCTTTGGCAATGATGCAAAAGGAACGAACGATTTTGAATTCTTTCCGAATGACTCAATCAATTTTATGAGTGTAGGCAATGAATTTAATATCGATTTCTGGGGAACTGTTTACCGGAATGACACTCTCACTTTTTCAATTCCTTTTGATATAATCAAAGTTGACATTTCCAAACAAAATCCACAAAAGGTTTTTACTGGTGGAAGTTATAATTATCTGCTCAGAAGTTTCGATGGCGGATATAATTTCCCGATAGATTCAATAATGCAATTCGCCTATTTATCAATGTCTCCATTCAATGACAACATTTTATTCGGGCTTGACAGCTTAAACAGACTTGTAAAATCTTTTAACGGCGGATATACTTCGGTGCTGGTTGATACTTCGAAAACAGATGACATATTCAATTCAAAATTTTTCTACGATTCTGATCAGCAGCACATATATCGCATAGCTAAAAGTTATGGCAAATATGTCTTTCTGACGTCCAACAATAATGGTAATCAGTTCAGCTGGACAAAAACTTTTGAAAGTGATTTTGCTCTTTGGGTTTCAAATGACCCATCAATTAGCGGAAGTATTTATCTTGGAAATCTCAGATACATTTATAAATCAACAGATTTCGGTTCAACATTTTCATTGTACAAAACATTAGACAGCCGGATTACCGGCATTTATAAAAAACCAAATTCGGATATTCTTTATGTATCCACTAGATACCGAATTTATAAAATTACTCCTAACCTGATTACTTTACTTAAATCATTTCCAGTTTCATCTGAATTGTTTAGTTATTATCCACTTAAAGTTGGAAATAAATGGATTTATGATAAAACAACTATCGTCTATGATTTCCCACCTCAGATAACCTACGACACAGTAATAAAAAAAGTGATTTGCGACTCTGTAGCACAAAACAATAAAAAATATTTTGTCTTGAAAGAAGAAAGCATTTTGGGCTCAACGGAATATTTTCTTGAAAGAATTGATTCAACCAATGGAAAGATTTTCCGATTTGTGCAGGGTTATAATTATCCGGACAACGAATTACTTATTGACGATCTTACTGCGGAAATTGGTGATTCAATAGAAGCATTCAGATACGGTGTCTGGTATCCTGGTGGAGTTACAGTTCTCAGGGAAGAAGATTATTTTACTAAATGGGGACTTAATAGCGGAAGAAAAATATTTGAGACTAATAACTATGGAATGCCTTTGTACTCTTTAACTTACGGACTGGGATTAGACAGTGCAGTTTATGGATTTGATTTTGGGACAACAACTTATGTATTAAGAGGTTGTGTTATTAACGGAACTGTTTTTGGAGACACAGTTCTATCGGTAGATAATAATGAAGATATACCAGCAAATTTTGTTCTGTTTCAGAACTACCCTAATCCATTTAATCCGAGTACTCGTATCAGTTGGCAATCTCCTGTTGCTGGTCAGACAAACTTAAGAATTTATGATGTACTTGGTAACGAAGTTGCAACCCTGTTAAATGAATACAGAAATGCAGGCAGTTATGAAATCGAGTTCAATTCTGCAGATAAAAATCAAGGCGTATTTTTACCAAGCGGTGTTTATTTCTATCAGTTGAAAGTTGGTGATTATGTACAAACGAGGAAGATGATGCTTCTTAAGTAA
- the hemH gene encoding ferrochelatase, protein MTKTGVLLVNLGTPDSPSVKDVRKYLFEFLNDPRVIDIPSVLRFFLVNFIIVPFRAPKSAEIYKMLWTDKGSPILIYGESVKEKLQQELGNDFEVELAMRYQNPSLNDVLARMRVKNYRKIIVIPLFPQYASATTGSVIEKVMKIVSKWWVIPEIKFIGQFFDNEGYLNTIVERAKEYNLNEFDHILFSYHGLPERQVDKVYFDGKPCSDHKCDEELNDENIYCYKATCYATTRLLTKKLNIPKEKYTVCFQSRLDKKWLEPFSDEVVIEQAKKGAKKLLVFSPAFVADCLETTVEIGIEYQKLFEEHGGKKVQLVESLNDHPLWIKTLKEIILKEN, encoded by the coding sequence ATGACAAAAACCGGTGTATTGTTAGTTAATCTCGGGACACCCGATAGTCCCTCTGTGAAAGATGTAAGAAAATACTTATTTGAATTTCTCAATGACCCAAGAGTGATTGATATTCCTTCAGTACTCAGATTTTTTCTTGTAAACTTTATCATTGTACCTTTCCGTGCACCAAAGTCTGCTGAGATTTATAAAATGCTTTGGACAGACAAGGGCTCTCCGATTCTTATTTACGGAGAATCGGTGAAAGAAAAGTTACAGCAAGAACTTGGTAATGATTTTGAAGTTGAACTTGCAATGCGTTATCAGAATCCTTCGCTTAATGATGTTCTAGCAAGAATGCGAGTTAAAAATTACAGGAAGATAATTGTCATTCCTTTATTTCCTCAGTATGCTTCTGCAACAACCGGCTCGGTAATAGAAAAAGTGATGAAGATTGTAAGCAAGTGGTGGGTTATTCCTGAAATAAAATTTATCGGACAATTTTTTGATAACGAAGGATATCTAAATACAATAGTCGAACGAGCTAAAGAATATAATCTTAATGAATTTGATCATATTCTCTTCAGCTATCACGGACTTCCGGAAAGACAGGTTGATAAAGTTTACTTTGACGGCAAACCATGTTCTGACCATAAGTGTGATGAAGAACTTAATGATGAAAATATTTATTGCTACAAAGCAACCTGTTACGCAACTACCAGATTGCTTACAAAGAAACTTAATATCCCTAAAGAAAAATATACTGTTTGTTTTCAATCGCGGCTCGATAAAAAATGGCTCGAACCATTCTCCGACGAAGTTGTTATTGAACAAGCGAAAAAAGGTGCAAAAAAACTTTTAGTCTTTTCTCCTGCTTTTGTTGCAGATTGTCTCGAGACCACAGTTGAAATCGGAATTGAATATCAAAAGCTTTTTGAAGAACATGGCGGAAAGAAAGTTCAGCTTGTTGAAAGTCTTAATGATCATCCTTTGTGGATTAAAACTCTTAAAGAAATTATACTAAAAGAAAATTGA
- the corA gene encoding magnesium/cobalt transporter CorA codes for MLRKQTKKIRIQTKRKLRKLTELFDQEPKQIGLPPGTLVYTGEKEKEPVNISLIEYDQSTLTEKNIEDISEILLSKENEKISWITVDGVHDIQLMEKLQNYFNIHPLAMEDIVHTTQRPKAEEYQDKLFIVVRMFVYDEENHDLKNEQVSFILGKNYLITFLEDPGDVFNPVRDRIRKDGTKIRNNGADFLAYSLIDSIVDSYFHILEKLGEEIEELEDRLVVQPTREDLQAVHHMRRNMILLRKSVWPLREVIAHLQRNEHEVINQSTQIYLRDVYDHIIQIIDTIESYRDMIVGMLDVYLSSTSNKLNEVMKVLTIISTLFIPLTFLAGVYGMNFHYFPELEMKWMYPWGFWTVSLLISFGMILFFKRKKWF; via the coding sequence ATGCTCAGAAAACAAACAAAGAAAATAAGAATTCAGACCAAAAGAAAGCTGAGAAAATTAACTGAATTATTTGATCAGGAGCCAAAGCAAATAGGTTTGCCGCCGGGCACTCTTGTTTACACTGGTGAAAAAGAAAAAGAACCGGTAAATATCTCGTTAATTGAATATGACCAGAGCACATTAACTGAAAAGAATATTGAAGATATCAGTGAAATTCTACTGTCTAAAGAGAATGAAAAAATATCTTGGATAACTGTAGATGGAGTTCACGATATTCAGTTGATGGAAAAATTGCAGAACTATTTTAACATTCATCCGCTTGCAATGGAAGATATTGTTCATACCACACAACGACCAAAAGCAGAGGAATATCAGGATAAATTATTTATTGTTGTGAGGATGTTTGTTTATGATGAAGAAAATCATGATTTGAAAAATGAACAGGTAAGTTTTATTCTTGGTAAAAACTATCTTATAACATTTTTAGAAGATCCTGGTGATGTTTTTAATCCCGTCAGAGACAGAATAAGAAAAGACGGAACCAAGATAAGAAATAACGGAGCTGATTTTTTAGCTTATTCATTAATTGATTCAATTGTTGACAGCTATTTTCATATTCTCGAAAAGCTTGGAGAAGAAATTGAAGAGCTTGAAGACAGATTGGTTGTTCAACCAACAAGAGAAGATTTACAAGCTGTTCACCATATGAGAAGAAATATGATTCTGCTCAGAAAGTCCGTCTGGCCTCTCCGTGAAGTAATAGCACATCTGCAAAGAAATGAACACGAAGTAATAAACCAATCAACACAGATTTATCTCCGCGATGTTTATGATCATATAATTCAGATTATTGATACGATTGAATCTTACCGCGATATGATTGTGGGTATGCTTGATGTTTACCTTTCAAGCACAAGCAATAAACTAAATGAAGTAATGAAAGTGCTGACGATAATTTCAACTTTATTTATACCGCTAACTTTTCTTGCAGGTGTCTATGGAATGAATTTCCACTACTTCCCCGAACTTGAAATGAAATGGATGTATCCGTGGGGGTTCTGGACTGTTTCGCTTCTGATCTCATTCGGAATGATTTTATTCTTCAAAAGAAAAAAATGGTTCTGA
- a CDS encoding DUF4870 domain-containing protein — protein MWFLYLTSIIPFPVFSIPFWLFTPKSKTQFASKCKALINYQLNILIYFFISVLLIPLLIGAIFIIVLIIFHLRFIISSIKRISSASLPFSFTFIK, from the coding sequence ATGTGGTTTTTATATCTAACATCAATAATTCCCTTTCCTGTTTTTTCAATTCCATTCTGGCTTTTTACTCCCAAAAGCAAAACTCAGTTCGCATCAAAATGTAAGGCATTGATTAATTATCAACTCAACATTCTGATTTACTTTTTCATCTCAGTCCTTTTGATTCCTTTATTGATTGGAGCTATATTTATAATAGTTCTGATCATTTTTCATCTGAGATTTATTATTTCTTCAATTAAAAGAATTTCTTCAGCTTCACTTCCATTTTCGTTTACATTTATCAAATGA
- a CDS encoding NAD(P)/FAD-dependent oxidoreductase, with amino-acid sequence MQKYNIVIYGLTEAALVCANSAAKTYPDKNIALIFPDNDKKFILLLAENLASNSNGRISVLHKSITSREANILILDDNEIIGFEKLVIATGSSPIKPNIKGIEKEGVFLIDKDFQSINRTKKLALKCEKIVVFGGDYLGVEFTDELLREGKSVTIIERSNRLLPSSFDSEISLSAQYIIESQGGAVILNNKVKEVIGNNRVESVKLRNEETLNCDFLLISSGSRPNVEVAEKLKIVFDYDRGILIDDYFRTSDKDIFAIGDCAAKFDFFRGDLCSFLMQSLKLREAELVGSNVYSVIYNRGKLSSYLTYQKRLLGRIKNRENEYEKSHLSLRTMQS; translated from the coding sequence ATGCAGAAGTATAACATCGTCATTTATGGTCTTACCGAAGCAGCCTTAGTTTGCGCAAATTCAGCAGCTAAAACATACCCCGATAAAAATATTGCTCTGATTTTTCCTGATAACGATAAAAAATTTATTTTATTGCTGGCTGAAAATCTGGCATCAAACTCTAATGGCAGAATTTCAGTTTTACACAAATCAATAACTTCACGCGAAGCTAACATTCTGATTCTTGATGATAATGAAATAATAGGTTTTGAAAAACTTGTTATAGCAACAGGTTCTTCACCTATTAAGCCCAATATTAAAGGGATTGAAAAAGAAGGCGTATTTCTGATTGACAAAGATTTTCAGAGTATAAACAGAACAAAAAAACTTGCACTTAAATGTGAAAAGATTGTTGTGTTTGGCGGAGATTATCTGGGAGTTGAGTTTACCGATGAGCTTTTGCGCGAAGGAAAATCTGTAACAATTATTGAAAGATCAAATCGTCTTCTGCCTTCATCTTTTGATTCCGAAATTAGTTTATCAGCTCAATACATAATTGAATCACAAGGCGGTGCAGTTATTCTTAACAATAAAGTTAAAGAAGTTATCGGCAATAACAGAGTTGAATCGGTCAAGTTAAGAAATGAAGAAACATTAAACTGCGACTTTCTGCTGATTTCATCCGGAAGCAGACCAAATGTTGAAGTAGCAGAGAAGCTAAAAATTGTGTTTGATTATGATCGCGGAATTTTAATTGATGATTATTTCCGCACTTCGGATAAAGATATTTTTGCAATTGGCGATTGTGCAGCAAAGTTTGATTTCTTCCGAGGTGACTTATGCAGTTTTCTAATGCAATCACTGAAACTGCGGGAAGCTGAACTTGTCGGGTCTAATGTTTATTCTGTCATTTATAATCGTGGGAAACTTTCATCATATCTTACATATCAGAAAAGATTACTTGGAAGAATTAAAAACCGGGAGAATGAATATGAAAAAAGTCATTTATCTCTGCGGACGATGCAAAGTTGA
- a CDS encoding NifB/NifX family molybdenum-iron cluster-binding protein encodes MKVAVHTTDGGKHIANPFVRTGGFLVYDVDEWQIKNCHYCPDKTLDQLIEAKDIAEWDAIISRGLPKEIKTQLEQMGKEVMITFSDSPQNALRAYLSNKMQEEMIH; translated from the coding sequence ATGAAAGTAGCAGTTCATACAACTGACGGAGGAAAGCATATCGCAAATCCATTTGTAAGGACAGGTGGATTTCTGGTTTATGATGTTGATGAATGGCAGATTAAAAATTGTCATTACTGTCCAGATAAAACTTTAGATCAACTTATTGAAGCAAAAGATATTGCTGAATGGGATGCGATTATTTCAAGAGGGTTACCGAAAGAAATAAAAACCCAGCTTGAGCAAATGGGCAAAGAAGTAATGATAACTTTTTCTGATTCACCGCAAAATGCACTCAGAGCATATTTGAGTAATAAAATGCAGGAAGAAATGATTCACTAA
- a CDS encoding T9SS type A sorting domain-containing protein — MKTNKILIVIFFLLLIIENNAQNTYNVQPGIKNNQIVLQIVNTSETEISLPKPLQRRGIKNLTFRDVSKETITLKPKEEKEIKYIFDVNYDADISKQDTIEFLITDNKTIHLTKQFILIYTQPKEFKLEQNYPNPFNPTTRIRYSIPNVGTGLALSTLKVYDILGNEVVTLVNEEKPAGYYEIEFNATELSSGVYFYRLQSGNFTQTKKMILMR, encoded by the coding sequence ATGAAAACAAACAAAATCTTAATCGTAATCTTTTTCTTACTCTTAATTATAGAAAACAATGCACAAAACACATACAATGTTCAACCGGGAATAAAGAACAATCAGATAGTACTCCAGATAGTAAACACATCAGAAACAGAAATAAGCCTCCCCAAACCCCTCCAAAGGAGGGGCATAAAGAATCTAACATTCAGAGATGTCAGTAAAGAAACAATAACATTAAAACCAAAAGAAGAAAAAGAAATCAAGTACATTTTTGATGTGAACTATGATGCTGATATTTCAAAGCAAGACACAATAGAATTTCTTATAACGGACAACAAGACAATTCATTTGACAAAACAATTTATCCTCATCTACACACAACCAAAAGAATTTAAGTTAGAGCAGAACTATCCAAATCCATTTAATCCGACAACAAGGATAAGATACAGCATACCAAATGTAGGGACAGGGCTAGCCCTGTCCACATTAAAGGTTTATGACATACTCGGCAATGAAGTTGTAACACTTGTAAATGAAGAAAAACCAGCCGGATATTATGAAATAGAATTCAATGCAACCGAATTATCCAGCGGAGTATATTTTTATCGCTTGCAGTCAGGCAACTTCACACAGACAAAAAAGATGATATTGATGAGATAA